The segment GACCGGTgggacattgtgaaacaagtCATAGGGTGTGTCGGTGATGAAGAGCGCACGTGGGACATAGCCAGCATCTTGGTGAAAAACAACATCCTGCTCTCAGTAGCTGAAGGACATTGGCGGCGGATTGGTGAAATGCCACACGACCGTTTTCTTCATTCCACACTGGAGTGGATTCTGCAGCAGGCCTGCACACGAGCCAAGCAAACAGACATCGTGAAATATGTGTTACCTCACTGTGAAGATGACCATCTGGACTCTGCACTACAACAGCTAGTGACACACGGCCTGTGGTTTGCTGCAGGGAGGATGTTACAGCGACCTGTCAGTGACGAGCGAGTCAGATGGGTGATTCAACAAGCTTGTAAACGAGCTGACGAACTGACTCTGAGAGCTCACGTGATTTATTTATGTCCCAAGAGTACACTAGACTTCTTGCTGGCAGAGGTGGTGTCACGTGACATGTGGCAGGCAGCAGGGCGTGTACTTATGCGAGGTGTCAGTGACACAACACACTGCTGGGCTTTAAAGGAAGCCTGCTGTCGGGCTGAAGGCTGGCAAGTGAAGCACTTCATTCTGCCATTCTGTACACAGGGTCACTGTAACTCTGTGCTGACAGACTTTGTAACAGAGAGTCAGTGGGGTTTCGTTGCAAAATTATTAAATTATGTGACAAACGTAGCATTGAAAGTGAGAGCTGATGGAATGTATATAAAGAGTCAATGTTTGCAGTTGGCTAGTAGCAGAAACTGTGTTGGCATACTTACTCTGTTAGAAACATGTCAAACTAACAGTCAAGAGGTTCACAGAATTTGTGACGAAAGCCCTAAAGACAAGGACATTGTGTGTAAAGTGTATTTGAGATCCTTTGGTGAGCTGCAACCTGTTCAAATGAATATAATTAGAGAGAAAGGGTTTCAATGCTTGACAGACGTGTTTGCAGTTGTAAGAGTTATCGCCACCATGGGTCATAATGCAGCTTTCATCATTCCCAAGTGTGCTGGCCACCAGCTTGAAGCTATCAAATCACAGTGTCGGTACAAATATATGAACAACAGGCTGAGCCATGAATCGGCGTCTGATCCCCGTAACTTGCTGGACATGTGGACAGTATACATGCTGGATGTAAATCCTACAACCTCTGAGACAACTGCAACAACAACCTGTGAAAGCACAGGAGAACATCTCGCCAAAGTGCTAAGGAAGATGTTCACACAGGATGTATGGTGGGCACTGGGTAAAGTGATGGAGCAAGGCCTTGACGACAGCAGCGTCACACAAAGCCTGAAACAAACCCTGCGGTATGACGACGACCAGATGATTGTGGAACACGTACTGCCACACTGCACAGACTCACAGACCGACCTGGCCGTGACAGAGCTGGTGTGTGCAGGTCAGTGGGAGTCTGTAACAAAACTCGTGCAACTCGTGGGTGACAGGAAACAGACGTGGACAGTGGGGGGAACCAGCGTGGACACAACACTGCTACACCTGGTGGCtggagggaggtggggggaggtgggggacaTGTTACAGCGAGGTGTGGATGACGAAGAGTTCGCATGGTCAACGGACACGGCCATGCAGCGCGCAGATGATAATGCGTTTGCAGAACACATTCTGCCATTTCTCATTCAAGTTATTGACGGTAGTGGCCAGAATTTTGATTCAACCGTGGCAACAATGATTTCTAAGGGCAGGTGGATATTCGTAGAGAGAATACTGCTCCTGGATGGAAAACGACTGTGGACAGTCGATGACATCAGCATAGACAGAGAAACGCTACATCACTTGGCTGAAGGAAGATGGCGAGAGGTCGGAATCGTGTTAACACAGGGCGTTGGTAACTCACTGCACAGGTGGATGATGCACACAGCCAGTTCACATGCAAATTCAACGGATTTGATAACTTACATACTGCCTCACTGTGCTGACGACCAGCTGGACTCTGtgctgacaacactggtggaaCGACGTCTGTGGCGGGCTGTAGCAGATGTTTTAAAGCGAAATGTCAGTGATTCGTGCAAACAGTCTGCCGTGTTGAAAGCATGCATGCTATGCGACTACAACgacaatgatgacaatgatgacacTGATGACATTTATTACACTGATGACACTGATGACACTGATAGtcttgattcttcttcttctgatgtTTGGGATGTGTACGCTGTTTATGAGCATCAGTTGCACTGTACTGATCAAGGTATGCACATCGACAACTACCTCATCATAAAGGAAATACTCGCACGCTGTGCTGACAGCCAGTTGGACTCTGTATTAAAAGCACTGGCAGATCGTGGTATGTGGCAAGCTGTAGGGGAGATGTTAAATAGATGCATCACTGACTACAAGACTACAGAACAGAAAACCTGCGAACACTGCAATTCAGCTGAATTATATTTCAACAATTATTCTGTTGCTACTACTGATAGTTCCATAGAACGACCCACCACCTTTCACTGTACAGACAATAACCTGGATCCTCTTTCACCAGGACCTATTCGAAAAGATGTCTGCATGGCTGTGAGAAATGTGGGGGGAACAGAAGTCAGTGACGCACAGAGACGTGCAAGCATCCAAACAGCGTTTCAATACGCGGATACATACTGCCTAAAACAGAGTATCTTACCTTACTATGTGTATGACAGCATTCACTCAGCACTCAAGATGTTGGCCTCACGAGAGTGTTGGTCTGCGTTAATCGAGTTGCTTCATTATTGTTGTATTGATACACTTTCAACATGGGCCCTTGGAAAAGACACCACATCAAGAGACGAAGTGTTCTGGGGCGTAGTCAAAAACCCTTGTGACGGGGTTAAAGGGCTGACACCTGCGATGTGGAGGTCGGTCACCTGGTCAGGATTACAGCGCTCCCTGAAACAACTTGAATGGGACACACCGCTGTGTGAAGTACTGCGTGATTCACTGCTCGCTATTGTAAGAGAAATATGGCTGAGCGGGCGTAGAGAGGAAGTAGATTTTCTGGACCACAGAGTCATGGACAAATCGTTTTCAACAGTAGAAAACTTACACCAGAGAGTTAAACCTGTTCTTATGGAATGTGAGACAAACATTGTGTCAGGTTTGTTGCCATGCATAAAAGGACTCAATACAGATTATACACAAAGTGGTTCTGAGAAAAGTCTTCATTTTGAACTCTGGTTCATTAAAGTTCTTGTGCTGCAGTATTACAAACGCAAGGCATGGACACAGATGACAGAGACCATTCTGATAGTTCTGACAACTGTCCCTGTTGTTCCTGACGTACACAGTGTGGCCCTCAGAGTCATGCTACGTCACAAGAGATGGGACGTCATCACACACGCGTgtctgtctggtgtgtgtgagCAAGATCGGCGACACTTGTTCCAGGCAGCTGTGAAGCAGAGACAGTGGAGCGCTGTCAAGCGGTGGGCAGACCACACACTGTATGACGATCAGCGTCTCTGGGCACTGGGGGAAGCAAGACAAGAGAAGCGGTGGGACGTCTACTTAAAGCTGGCTGACCATGGACTCAGTGAGTGGGAGCGGGTGGGTGTCCTCTTCCGTGTGGCCATGCACGCAGACTGGAAGCTGCTTCGTCACATGCTGAACACTGTGACCGATGTGTCAGACATGATAGACCTTCTCAGAATTACACCTGGAGTATTGTCAAAACTCGGAGCAAGGCTATATGAACAACGAATGAATCAATTGAGCTCGTTTGAGAAATCTGTAGAAAAAGACACAAACGCACTGAAGACACTGAAGACGATGGCAAAGCGAAGAAAGTGGTGGGTTGTTCTGCACAACATCCGTCACAAACCCAACCTGCAACACGTGCGTCGTGCACTGAAAGCTGCTGTGTCCAGTGAAGTGTGGCACGTGGTGATGCAGCTGGTGAGACTGGAGACTGATGTCACACGGCGAGACTCGCTGTTCCGTGACATGGTCAGACTGCGGCAGTGGGCTGTGTGTAGAGAGCTGCTAGAGCAAGGCGTCAGTCAACAGCTGTGTTTAGAACATATCTCTGAACTCATAGAGCACTCTCAGTGGACGCTGGTTGCTATGGTGATGGGATGTGCAATTGATGATGCAACCAGGAAAAAGATCATGCATCGAGCTATGATGATGAGAGAAGGCAGCGTAGTGTGGGAGTGTATCAACAAGTTGCAAACCCGTCTGTCTGTTGAGGAACGTGAGGACATGTTCCAACTCGCATTCAACCGTGAGGTGTGGCAGGCAGTGAAACCGCTGATAGAGGAAAAAGACGAGACTGGAATCAGACATCGTGACATCGCTCTGCTGGAAGCCATTGAGCAGCACCAGTGGGATGTGGTGGATCACTGCCAACGTCACCACGCTGACATCAACATGAAGGACGATGACGACCACACGCCGATACACAGAGCGGCCAGGAAAGAGGACTGGGAGGCAGTGAAGGAGCTGACAGTGAGAGATGGTGATCCTAACCTGTTAGACTTTAATGACCGGTCTGTGTTGCAAAGGGCGATAAGAGCAAAACAGTGGAACCTTGCGAAGTTGTTGATTCAGTACCATGGGGACATCCATCAAGTTGCACGACAAGGGTCAACACCACCACACATGTTATTTGACGATCGTCATTACGATACACGCACACCGCTACAGATGCTGATTGACGCACGTCAGGGGGAAGTAATCGAGTCCACACTCATGTGGTGTCCTGACCAGTGGAAAGGGgtcaataaaaaaaagagaaacagttTTCCATGCTGTGTGTTTATCTGGCTGGTCCAACACCCTCTTCTACCTGTTAGCCAGGAAGGTTGACCCTTTAGCTGCGACATGGGAAGGACATACAGCATTGTGTTACGCTGTGCTGTGCAAAGGCTGTCCACAGAGGATGGTGGCAGAATGCATCAGTTTAGGCCTCACCACCCACCAGCCACCCATTACTGATAATCCATGGCCATGGCATCACCCACGTTCTTGGGAATCAGTTGATGTGATATCTATGGAAACGCACATGTTAAGATGC is part of the Littorina saxatilis isolate snail1 linkage group LG15, US_GU_Lsax_2.0, whole genome shotgun sequence genome and harbors:
- the LOC138949450 gene encoding uncharacterized protein yields the protein MQRADDNAFAEHILPFLIQVIDGSGQNFDSTVATMISKGRWIFVERILLLDGKRLWTVDDISIDRETLHHLAEGRWREVGIVLTQGVGNSLHRWMMHTASSHANSTDLITYILPHCADDQLDSVLTTLVERRLWRAVADVLKRNVSDSCKQSAVLKACMLCDYNDNDDNDDTDDIYYTDDTDDTDSLDSSSSDVWDVYAVYEHQLHCTDQGMHIDNYLIIKEILARCADSQLDSVLKALADRGMWQAVGEMLNRCITDYKTTEQKTCEHCNSAELYFNNYSVATTDSSIERPTTFHCTDNNLDPLSPGPIRKDVCMAVRNVGGTEVSDAQRRASIQTAFQYADTYCLKQSILPYYVYDSIHSALKMLASRECWSALIELLHYCCIDTLSTWALGKDTTSRDEVFWGVVKNPCDGVKGLTPAMWRSVTWSGLQRSLKQLEWDTPLCEVLRDSLLAIVREIWLSGRREEVDFLDHRVMDKSFSTVENLHQRVKPVLMECETNIVSGLLPCIKGLNTDYTQSGSEKSLHFELWFIKVLVLQYYKRKAWTQMTETILIVLTTVPVVPDVHSVALRVMLRHKRWDVITHACLSGVCEQDRRHLFQAAVKQRQWSAVKRWADHTLYDDQRLWALGEARQEKRWDVYLKLADHGLSEWERVGVLFRVAMHADWKLLRHMLNTVTDVSDMIDLLRITPGVLSKLGARLYEQRMNQLSSFEKSVEKDTNALKTLKTMAKRRKWWVVLHNIRHKPNLQHVRRALKAAVSSEVWHVVMQLVRLETDVTRRDSLFRDMVRLRQWAVCRELLEQGVSQQLCLEHISELIEHSQWTLVAMVMGCAIDDATRKKIMHRAMMMREGSVVWECINKLQTRLSVEEREDMFQLAFNREVWQAVKPLIEEKDETGIRHRDIALLEAIEQHQWDVVDHCQRHHADINMKDDDDHTPIHRAARKEDWEAVKELTVRDGDPNLLDFNDRSVLQRAIRAKQWNLAKLLIQYHGDIHQVARQGSTPPHMLFDDRHYDTRTPLQMLIDARQGEVIESTLMWCPDQWKGVNKKKRNSFPCCVFIWLVQHPLLPVSQEG